From Halorubrum salinarum, the proteins below share one genomic window:
- a CDS encoding b(o/a)3-type cytochrome-c oxidase subunit 1 has protein sequence MSQALEGDRTFADKFPEEARIVRAALLSSFLALVIGAILGIIQTLHRTDVARIIPSTDYYTVLTAHGVFLAISFTTFFLVGLFTWAVVRSLDRPLLNTKITWTWYALMAVGMTMTGVAILAGFVDSIDMSADVLFTFYAPLQAHPMFYAGLAVFIVGSWIAGADFFRTWLAWKREHPDERIPLQTFMVLTTMAMWYIASSAVAASVLIFLLPWSLGLIDQVNPTLTRTLFWFFGHPVVYFWLMPAYLLWYTVLPKIAGGRLFSDPLARVVFVLFLLLSTPVGIHHQYLDPGIAEGFKFISMTNTLFLLLPSLLTAFTVVASVEYGARQRGGSGILGWLTDLPWRKPEFTGMMLAGLMFAAGGFSGMVNAGMNINYMIHNTIWVPGHFHLTVGTAVALTFMAATYWLWPQISNKPIYSRTIGLVQVVVWFIGMALMSNAMHAQGIMGVPRRTAEPEYSGFEYATMFGGFEELNIQIAIGGTLLFVSTILFIGNLLLTMGNPTVSGLADPLPPALSGPADSPKVLDNLRLWVGIALTLVVLAYALPLAAIIQRGGLLGPGVGTYPVWLAPLVDALANATTALVGAVGDASAALVEVVR, from the coding sequence ACCGGACCTTCGCCGACAAGTTCCCCGAGGAGGCGCGCATCGTCCGCGCCGCGCTCCTCAGTTCCTTCCTCGCGCTGGTGATCGGGGCGATCCTCGGGATCATCCAGACGCTCCACCGCACCGACGTGGCGCGGATCATCCCGTCGACCGACTACTACACCGTCCTGACCGCTCACGGGGTGTTCCTCGCGATCAGCTTCACGACGTTCTTCCTCGTCGGCCTGTTCACGTGGGCGGTCGTGCGGAGCCTCGACCGGCCGCTCCTCAACACCAAGATCACGTGGACCTGGTACGCGCTCATGGCCGTCGGGATGACGATGACCGGCGTGGCGATCCTCGCCGGCTTCGTCGACTCGATCGACATGAGCGCCGACGTGCTGTTCACCTTCTACGCGCCGCTCCAGGCGCACCCGATGTTCTACGCGGGGCTCGCCGTGTTCATCGTCGGGTCGTGGATCGCCGGCGCCGACTTCTTCCGCACGTGGCTCGCGTGGAAGCGCGAGCACCCCGACGAGCGGATCCCGCTCCAGACGTTCATGGTGCTGACGACGATGGCGATGTGGTACATCGCGTCGTCCGCTGTGGCGGCGTCGGTGCTGATCTTCCTGCTGCCGTGGTCGCTCGGGCTGATCGACCAGGTGAACCCGACGCTGACCCGCACGCTGTTCTGGTTCTTCGGCCACCCGGTGGTGTACTTCTGGCTGATGCCGGCGTACCTGCTTTGGTACACCGTGCTGCCGAAGATCGCCGGCGGGCGCCTGTTCAGCGACCCGCTGGCTCGGGTCGTGTTCGTGCTGTTCCTCCTGCTCTCGACCCCGGTCGGGATCCACCACCAGTACCTCGACCCGGGGATCGCGGAGGGGTTCAAGTTCATCTCGATGACGAACACGCTGTTCCTGCTGCTACCCAGCCTGCTCACCGCGTTCACCGTCGTCGCGAGCGTCGAGTACGGCGCCCGCCAGCGCGGCGGAAGCGGGATCCTCGGCTGGCTCACCGACCTCCCGTGGCGGAAGCCCGAGTTCACCGGCATGATGCTCGCGGGGCTAATGTTCGCGGCCGGCGGCTTCTCCGGCATGGTGAACGCCGGGATGAACATCAACTACATGATCCACAACACGATCTGGGTGCCGGGCCACTTCCACCTCACCGTGGGGACCGCGGTGGCGCTCACGTTCATGGCCGCCACCTACTGGCTCTGGCCGCAGATCAGTAACAAGCCGATCTACAGCCGGACGATCGGGCTGGTCCAGGTCGTCGTCTGGTTCATCGGCATGGCGCTGATGTCGAACGCGATGCACGCGCAGGGGATCATGGGCGTCCCGCGCCGGACCGCCGAACCCGAGTACTCCGGCTTCGAGTACGCCACGATGTTCGGCGGGTTCGAGGAGCTCAACATCCAGATCGCGATCGGCGGGACGCTGCTGTTCGTCTCGACGATTCTGTTCATCGGGAACCTCCTGCTCACGATGGGGAACCCGACGGTGTCCGGGCTCGCGGACCCGCTGCCGCCCGCGCTGTCCGGACCCGCCGACTCGCCGAAGGTGCTCGACAACCTCCGGCTGTGGGTCGGTATCGCGCTGACGCTCGTCGTCTTGGCGTACGCGCTCCCGCTGGCGGCGATCATCCAGCGCGGCGGCCTGCTCGGCCCCGGCGTCGGCACCTACCCGGTGTGGCTCGCGCCGCTCGTCGACGCGCTGGCGAACGCGACGACCGCTCTCGTCGGCGCCGTCGGCGACGCGTCGGCCGCGCTGGTCGAGGTGGTCCGATGA
- a CDS encoding CbaC protein gives MSVDISRGGLLVTLAIFGVIVYEMRTVLDFVGIELPIIPYMAAVFVLAGASVWYVTLKGGWRTEPEGDEPA, from the coding sequence ATGAGCGTCGACATCTCCCGCGGCGGCCTGCTCGTGACGCTCGCCATCTTCGGCGTGATCGTCTACGAGATGCGGACCGTGCTCGACTTCGTCGGGATCGAACTGCCCATCATCCCGTACATGGCCGCCGTCTTCGTCCTCGCCGGCGCCTCGGTCTGGTACGTCACGCTGAAGGGCGGGTGGCGGACCGAACCCGAGGGCGACGAGCCCGCGTAG
- a CDS encoding thioredoxin family protein yields the protein MESNTASNASEATGGGAADARRPVSLSDAADLDAFVGDATVALVEFYTDGCGICASMEPVIGNVARGVEVDLAVGLVNPRDDPPLVERFGVRSVPLFVLFVDGEPVARRAEGFIPGDELTAWVEEHAP from the coding sequence ATGGAATCCAATACTGCCTCGAACGCGTCCGAGGCGACCGGCGGCGGCGCCGCGGACGCTCGCCGTCCGGTCTCGCTGTCGGACGCGGCCGACCTCGACGCCTTCGTCGGCGACGCGACCGTCGCGCTCGTGGAGTTCTACACCGACGGCTGCGGCATCTGCGCGAGCATGGAACCGGTGATCGGGAACGTCGCTCGCGGCGTCGAGGTCGACCTCGCGGTCGGACTGGTGAATCCCCGCGACGACCCGCCGCTGGTCGAGCGGTTCGGCGTGCGGAGCGTCCCGCTGTTCGTCCTCTTCGTCGACGGCGAGCCGGTCGCCCGGCGCGCGGAGGGGTTCATCCCGGGCGACGAGCTGACGGCGTGGGTCGAGGAACACGCGCCGTAG
- a CDS encoding iron-sulfur cluster assembly scaffold protein, whose product MGLGSDMYRQQILDHYKNPRNYGELEDPDFTHVGENPSCGDTIRMEVRLDDAEEAVEAVRFTGDGCAISMASASMLSERLHGMALDDLDALDTDDVTEMLGVDISPMRVKCAVLGRQVAQDGAKIHRGELDPDDRTITEE is encoded by the coding sequence ATGGGACTGGGCTCGGACATGTACCGGCAGCAGATCCTCGACCACTACAAGAACCCGCGGAACTACGGGGAACTCGAGGATCCGGACTTCACGCACGTCGGCGAGAACCCCTCCTGCGGCGACACGATCCGGATGGAGGTCCGGCTCGACGACGCCGAGGAGGCGGTCGAGGCGGTGCGGTTCACCGGCGACGGCTGCGCCATCTCGATGGCCTCGGCGAGCATGCTCTCCGAGCGGCTCCACGGGATGGCCCTCGACGACCTCGACGCGCTCGACACCGACGACGTCACCGAGATGCTCGGCGTCGACATCTCCCCGATGCGCGTGAAGTGCGCGGTGCTCGGCCGACAGGTCGCACAGGACGGCGCGAAGATCCACCGGGGCGAGCTCGACCCCGACGACCGCACGATCACCGAGGAGTAG
- a CDS encoding Sjogren's syndrome/scleroderma autoantigen 1 family protein, with protein sequence MSDGFDKEAEREKLREKFAEDEQKREHTQRMSELLLKGATMTNRHCEECGDPIFRHDGREFCPTCGNEVGGAAAADAGGTPADAGDAPPAEPATPADGDAEGGADAAAENGAVGGDAVDAAASDAGRSGAPASSPARSQPPAPPQRTASRGTEAESDGAPQAEASRSSPSRSADDPEGVGAARASLTRTLTRFARAAEETDDPRRARDHLEAAREAAEALAALD encoded by the coding sequence ATGAGCGACGGCTTCGACAAGGAGGCGGAACGCGAGAAGCTCCGCGAGAAGTTCGCCGAGGACGAGCAGAAGCGCGAGCACACCCAGCGGATGTCCGAGCTCCTCCTGAAGGGCGCGACGATGACGAACCGCCACTGCGAGGAGTGCGGCGATCCCATCTTCCGCCACGACGGCCGCGAGTTCTGCCCCACCTGCGGGAACGAGGTCGGGGGCGCCGCGGCCGCGGACGCCGGCGGGACGCCGGCCGACGCGGGCGACGCCCCGCCCGCCGAGCCCGCGACCCCGGCCGACGGGGACGCCGAGGGCGGCGCCGACGCCGCGGCCGAGAACGGCGCGGTCGGCGGGGACGCGGTCGACGCCGCCGCGAGCGACGCCGGTCGGTCGGGAGCGCCCGCGTCGAGCCCCGCGCGGTCACAACCCCCGGCGCCGCCCCAGCGCACGGCGTCCCGAGGGACCGAGGCGGAGTCCGACGGTGCCCCGCAGGCCGAGGCCTCCCGGTCGTCCCCGTCGCGATCGGCCGACGACCCCGAGGGGGTCGGTGCGGCCCGCGCGTCGCTGACGCGGACGCTGACGCGCTTCGCCCGCGCGGCCGAGGAGACGGACGACCCGCGACGCGCCCGCGACCACCTCGAAGCGGCCCGCGAGGCGGCCGAGGCGCTCGCGGCGCTGGACTGA
- a CDS encoding type IV pilin yields MDASEDERAVSPVVGVVLLVAITAVIGAVLAGFALGLADDLGPRPTFAALELTFEEEPASAPQYDEFRWDLSLTNTAGGTVDAEEIVVYLDHGDQRVTGTLDRSLRPGETVELTIVHNNQDGDTIPAGLSCSDVNVACRLAGDTGNFPEENRIRLQMVHEPSGSILYREQVGISGEYGIFNGNPSDIDITDETLTFA; encoded by the coding sequence ATGGATGCGTCGGAGGATGAGCGCGCGGTATCGCCGGTCGTCGGCGTGGTGCTGCTCGTCGCGATCACGGCCGTTATCGGAGCCGTTCTCGCCGGGTTCGCGCTCGGCCTCGCCGACGACCTCGGACCGCGGCCCACCTTCGCCGCCCTCGAACTGACCTTCGAGGAGGAACCCGCTTCGGCACCGCAGTACGATGAGTTCCGCTGGGATCTCAGTCTCACTAACACCGCGGGAGGCACCGTGGACGCCGAAGAGATCGTGGTCTACCTCGACCACGGGGATCAGCGGGTCACCGGAACGCTCGACCGGTCGCTGAGACCGGGGGAGACGGTCGAGTTGACGATCGTTCACAACAACCAAGACGGGGACACAATTCCGGCGGGCCTGAGCTGTTCGGACGTCAACGTGGCGTGTCGGCTGGCCGGCGATACCGGTAACTTCCCGGAGGAAAACCGGATCCGGCTCCAGATGGTCCACGAGCCGTCGGGGTCGATCCTCTACCGGGAACAGGTCGGGATCTCCGGCGAGTACGGGATATTCAACGGCAACCCGAGCGACATCGACATAACGGACGAAACGCTGACGTTCGCGTAA
- the glmM gene encoding phosphoglucosamine mutase, with protein sequence MELFGSSGIRGVALRYLTPALVLDIAKAAGTVWDADRVAVARDTRTTGELFANAAASGLAAVGCDVDRLGVVPTPAVGNYCESAGVPAVLVTASHNPPEFNGIKLVGDDGVELSVDVLERIERRVLDDEYDHADWRSAGATTPVEGVVDDYAAQLIDAVDAEAVADADLTVAVDPGHGAASVASPRIYRELGCEVLTVNATPDGHFPGRDSEPVPENLADLSRLVATSDADVGIAHDGDADRAVFVDEDGEFVDGDTSFAALADACLEPGDAVVSAVNVSQRLVDVCAANDADLELTPIGATNIITRTRDLHEEGVNVPIAGEGNGGVFFPPYRLSRDGAYIGARFLELLAAADGAPVSEVVAPYADYHFVRENVEYADDDERDEMLSAARAYVETAEAEPNTTDGYRLDYGDAWVLVRPSGTEPKIRIYAESADADRAEQLAADMRVAVESGR encoded by the coding sequence ATGGAGCTGTTCGGATCGAGCGGCATCCGCGGGGTCGCGCTGCGGTACCTCACGCCCGCGCTCGTCCTCGACATCGCGAAGGCGGCCGGGACGGTGTGGGACGCCGACCGCGTCGCCGTCGCCCGGGACACGCGGACCACCGGCGAGCTGTTCGCGAACGCGGCCGCGAGCGGGCTCGCCGCGGTCGGCTGCGACGTCGACCGCCTCGGGGTCGTCCCCACGCCGGCGGTCGGCAACTACTGCGAGTCGGCGGGCGTCCCCGCCGTCCTCGTCACCGCCTCGCACAACCCGCCGGAGTTCAACGGGATCAAGCTCGTCGGCGACGACGGCGTCGAGCTCTCCGTCGACGTGTTAGAGCGGATCGAGCGGCGCGTCCTCGACGACGAGTACGACCACGCCGACTGGCGGTCGGCGGGCGCGACGACGCCGGTCGAGGGTGTCGTCGACGACTACGCGGCCCAGCTGATCGACGCGGTCGACGCCGAGGCGGTCGCCGACGCCGACCTCACGGTCGCGGTCGACCCGGGCCACGGCGCCGCGTCGGTCGCGTCCCCGCGGATCTACCGCGAGTTAGGCTGTGAGGTCCTGACCGTGAACGCGACCCCGGACGGGCACTTCCCCGGCCGCGACTCCGAGCCGGTCCCCGAGAACCTCGCGGACCTCTCGCGGCTGGTGGCGACCTCCGACGCCGACGTGGGGATCGCCCACGACGGCGACGCGGACCGGGCCGTCTTCGTCGACGAGGACGGCGAGTTCGTCGACGGCGACACCTCCTTCGCGGCGCTGGCCGACGCCTGTCTCGAACCCGGCGACGCGGTCGTCAGCGCGGTCAACGTCTCCCAGCGGCTCGTCGACGTCTGCGCCGCCAACGACGCCGACCTCGAGCTGACCCCCATCGGCGCGACGAACATCATCACCCGCACCCGCGATCTCCACGAGGAGGGGGTCAACGTCCCCATCGCGGGCGAGGGCAACGGCGGGGTCTTCTTCCCGCCGTACCGGCTCTCGCGGGACGGGGCGTACATCGGCGCGCGGTTCCTCGAACTGCTCGCGGCCGCGGACGGCGCCCCCGTCAGCGAGGTCGTCGCGCCGTACGCCGACTACCACTTCGTGCGGGAGAACGTCGAGTACGCGGACGACGACGAGCGCGACGAGATGCTCTCGGCCGCGCGGGCGTACGTCGAGACCGCCGAGGCGGAGCCGAACACGACCGACGGCTACCGGCTCGACTACGGCGACGCGTGGGTGCTCGTCCGCCCCTCCGGCACCGAGCCGAAGATCCGGATCTACGCCGAGTCCGCCGACGCCGACCGCGCCGAGCAACTGGCGGCCGACATGCGCGTCGCCGTCGAGAGCGGTCGGTAA
- a CDS encoding DUF6517 family protein, with protein MDHTRRDALAGGALALSLATAGCLDFAAGDGPQGPEGTPATLTCDDDGFVRLDRPFEASVTETLVETGETTVELSSEGTTETYGQSLRLVLRNTGDAPTPTRGEAAYSIQRETGEGWLDVRGSTTGEAVELPRSESTLDTSSAYAWDVTLTEPGIAEAVDGVDLTVCPPLGPGNYRFVYWGLVDAPPIGAAFELVG; from the coding sequence ATGGACCACACGCGACGCGACGCGCTCGCCGGGGGCGCGCTCGCCCTGTCCCTCGCGACCGCGGGCTGCCTCGACTTCGCCGCGGGCGACGGGCCGCAGGGCCCCGAGGGCACGCCGGCGACGCTGACCTGCGACGACGACGGGTTCGTCCGCCTCGATCGGCCGTTCGAGGCGTCGGTCACCGAGACCCTCGTCGAGACGGGCGAGACCACCGTGGAGCTCTCCTCCGAGGGGACGACCGAGACGTACGGCCAGTCGCTCCGGCTCGTCCTCCGGAACACCGGCGACGCCCCGACGCCCACGCGCGGCGAGGCCGCCTACTCGATCCAGCGCGAGACGGGCGAGGGGTGGCTCGACGTCCGCGGGTCGACGACCGGCGAGGCGGTCGAGCTCCCCCGGAGCGAGTCGACGCTCGACACGAGTTCGGCGTACGCCTGGGACGTCACGCTGACCGAGCCGGGTATCGCCGAGGCGGTCGACGGCGTCGACCTGACGGTCTGTCCGCCGCTCGGCCCCGGCAACTATCGGTTCGTCTACTGGGGGCTCGTCGACGCGCCGCCGATCGGCGCGGCGTTCGAACTGGTCGGGTGA
- a CDS encoding DUF7504 family protein, with the protein MTVLPDAVRGADSVLISGPPMSGKYDLFNRLLAAWSDGPVVISTGRTAEKVRDDYEGLTGGDGDDVVVIDCVTHEQGDKREDTPTTKYVASAGNLTDIGIKFTDVVESSAGRDRAVGVYSLSQLLMYWEPERIYRFTRVMTSQTSGEGWPFVGVVGSTAHDEQVVHTLHEPFEVVVETRVDDDDREFRVRGRVGKPSDWQPF; encoded by the coding sequence ATGACTGTGCTTCCCGACGCTGTCCGCGGTGCCGACAGCGTCCTCATCAGCGGTCCACCGATGAGCGGGAAGTACGACCTGTTCAACCGGCTGCTCGCGGCGTGGTCCGACGGCCCCGTCGTCATCTCGACGGGGCGGACCGCCGAGAAGGTCCGCGACGACTACGAGGGGCTGACGGGCGGCGACGGCGACGACGTGGTCGTCATCGACTGCGTCACCCACGAGCAGGGCGACAAGCGCGAGGACACCCCGACGACGAAGTACGTCGCCAGCGCGGGCAACCTCACCGACATCGGGATCAAGTTCACCGACGTCGTCGAGTCCTCGGCGGGCCGCGACCGCGCCGTCGGCGTCTACTCGCTCTCGCAGCTGCTCATGTACTGGGAGCCCGAGCGTATCTACCGGTTCACCCGGGTGATGACCTCGCAGACCTCCGGCGAGGGGTGGCCGTTCGTCGGCGTCGTCGGCTCGACCGCGCACGACGAACAGGTCGTTCACACCCTTCACGAGCCGTTCGAGGTCGTCGTCGAGACCCGCGTGGACGACGACGACCGGGAGTTCCGCGTCCGCGGCCGCGTCGGCAAGCCCTCCGACTGGCAGCCGTTCTGA
- a CDS encoding RAD55 family ATPase, translated as MRVSSGVPGFDDLVDGGFPDGRLYVVSGPPGSGKTTFCSQFAAQGARNGEDVLYISMHETKEGIREDMSGYDFGFDRALDSDRVTFLDSFSSDGRRFFGLPGDRRDRSGVTNRLTGFINSRDIDRVVFDSTMLLRFLLDDDEDTMIQLLSSLKRTDATTLLISEMTDPSAYSEEHYLAHGVVFMHNYLEDEGMRRGVQVLKMRGTNVDTDIQDVEFTDGGLRVGSAATVTH; from the coding sequence ATGCGTGTCTCAAGCGGCGTCCCGGGGTTCGACGACCTCGTCGACGGCGGGTTTCCCGACGGCCGGCTGTACGTGGTGAGCGGTCCGCCCGGGAGCGGCAAAACGACCTTCTGTTCGCAGTTCGCGGCCCAGGGCGCCCGGAACGGCGAAGACGTCCTCTACATCAGCATGCACGAGACCAAGGAGGGGATCCGCGAGGACATGAGCGGCTACGACTTCGGGTTCGACCGCGCGCTCGACTCCGACCGCGTCACCTTCCTCGACTCCTTCTCGTCGGACGGCCGCCGCTTCTTCGGCCTCCCCGGCGACCGCCGCGACCGGTCCGGCGTCACCAACCGGCTCACCGGCTTCATCAACTCCCGCGACATCGACCGGGTCGTCTTCGACTCGACCATGCTGTTGCGGTTCCTCCTCGACGACGACGAGGACACGATGATCCAGCTGCTCTCCTCGCTGAAGCGGACCGACGCCACGACGCTCCTGATATCGGAGATGACCGACCCGAGCGCCTACTCGGAGGAGCACTACCTCGCGCACGGCGTCGTCTTCATGCACAACTACCTCGAAGACGAGGGGATGCGGCGCGGGGTCCAGGTGCTGAAGATGCGGGGGACGAACGTCGACACCGACATCCAGGACGTGGAGTTCACCGACGGCGGGCTCCGCGTCGGCTCGGCAGCGACGGTGACGCACTGA
- a CDS encoding chemotaxis protein CheW: protein MAATEAEAEPTKVLEFGLGDGTYCLDIGVIDEIVDAGELTRIPNSPDHVEGVMDLRGRTTTIVDPKTLFDIEGDGKRERIVVFDDAEIDEGGTVGWMVDEVFQVRDVSPEDVDQGTTVEDEGVRGIVKSDDRFVVWVSPDVDDALAADLDDVDAAEA from the coding sequence ATGGCAGCCACAGAGGCGGAGGCCGAACCGACCAAGGTGTTGGAGTTCGGGCTAGGCGACGGGACGTACTGTCTGGACATCGGCGTCATCGACGAGATCGTCGACGCGGGCGAGCTGACGCGAATTCCCAACTCGCCGGACCACGTCGAGGGGGTAATGGACCTCCGCGGCCGGACGACGACGATCGTCGACCCGAAGACGCTGTTCGACATAGAGGGGGACGGGAAGCGCGAGCGGATCGTCGTCTTCGACGACGCCGAGATCGACGAGGGCGGCACCGTCGGCTGGATGGTCGACGAGGTGTTCCAGGTCCGCGACGTCTCGCCCGAGGACGTCGACCAGGGCACCACCGTCGAGGACGAGGGCGTCCGCGGCATCGTCAAGTCCGACGACCGGTTCGTCGTGTGGGTCTCGCCGGACGTCGACGACGCGCTCGCCGCGGACCTCGACGACGTCGACGCCGCGGAGGCGTAG
- the cheB gene encoding chemotaxis-specific protein-glutamate methyltransferase CheB, which translates to MSRTTDRRGGRDGSPRVVVVDDSPFMRGLISDLLSDAGVAVVGEAGDGEEALSVVAETRPDVVTMDVEMPGMGGLEAVERLMEETPTPVLMLSAHTDEGAEVTFEALDRGAVDFFAKPGGEVSTGVSRESDRLVEAVRSVAGADLDAATRERDDPSGAASRSPDAGSDADGAAVDGPLTVVIAASTGGPNAVERVLSALPMADCRVVIVQHMPEAFTSRFADRLDAASAYDVREASDGARIGAGEALVARGGSHTVIDSYRAGRLRVKLDADDDTHTVTPAADVTMRSAAEVIDDPLVGVVLTGMGSDAAEGIRAMADAGARTLAQSEDTCVIYGMPKRAVETGGVDAVYDLDDVAGAIVGGEA; encoded by the coding sequence ATGAGCAGGACGACGGATCGGCGCGGCGGTCGGGACGGGTCGCCGCGGGTGGTGGTCGTCGACGACTCCCCGTTCATGCGGGGGCTGATAAGCGACCTCTTGAGCGACGCCGGGGTCGCGGTCGTCGGCGAGGCGGGGGACGGTGAAGAGGCGCTCTCGGTGGTCGCCGAGACCCGCCCGGACGTCGTCACGATGGACGTGGAGATGCCCGGGATGGGGGGGCTCGAAGCGGTCGAGCGGCTGATGGAGGAGACGCCGACGCCGGTGTTGATGCTGTCGGCGCACACCGACGAGGGCGCGGAGGTCACCTTCGAGGCGCTGGACCGCGGGGCCGTCGACTTCTTCGCGAAGCCCGGCGGCGAGGTGTCGACCGGCGTCTCGCGGGAGTCGGACCGGCTCGTGGAGGCGGTGCGCTCGGTCGCGGGTGCCGACCTCGACGCCGCGACCCGGGAGCGCGACGACCCCAGCGGGGCGGCGTCGCGCTCGCCGGACGCCGGCTCCGACGCGGACGGAGCGGCCGTCGACGGGCCGCTGACCGTGGTGATCGCGGCCTCGACCGGCGGGCCGAACGCGGTCGAGCGCGTGCTGTCGGCGCTGCCGATGGCGGACTGCCGGGTGGTGATCGTCCAGCACATGCCGGAGGCGTTCACCTCGCGGTTCGCGGACCGGCTCGACGCCGCCTCCGCGTACGACGTGCGCGAGGCGAGCGACGGCGCGCGGATCGGGGCCGGCGAGGCGCTCGTCGCCCGCGGCGGGAGCCACACGGTGATCGACAGCTACCGGGCGGGGCGGCTCCGCGTCAAGCTCGACGCGGACGACGACACCCACACCGTCACCCCCGCGGCCGACGTGACGATGCGCTCCGCGGCCGAGGTGATCGACGACCCGCTCGTCGGCGTCGTGTTGACCGGGATGGGTTCGGACGCCGCCGAGGGCATCCGCGCGATGGCCGACGCCGGGGCGCGCACGCTGGCGCAGAGCGAGGACACCTGCGTCATCTACGGCATGCCGAAGCGCGCGGTCGAGACCGGCGGGGTCGACGCGGTGTACGACCTCGACGACGTGGCCGGCGCGATAGTCGGGGGTGAGGCCTGA